A single window of Pectobacterium parmentieri DNA harbors:
- a CDS encoding helix-turn-helix domain-containing protein — translation MHRYKAFDTMLHHKTELRDTVELTSGVRLAAWFNRHDRVTMENTEHHTLSLYIAGGYESYHQTADGWHNGGGPDRFCLMPKQSASTWDIRGDLDFVHLYFDDAHLRQLAEQTWDRSPASFCTEERIFGNDPLITSLYRQFLLSNRWDDPANQLVLGSAATLLMIQVLRSYTQLQWELPTVRGGLAPAVLRRSKMQIDANLDQPLTLQALAVEAGLSEFHFARMFRQSVGMAPHQYVLKQRLIRAEWLVRQGALPITDIALACGFSSSSHLSHQFKKEYGLTPSALRLAGKLVK, via the coding sequence ATGCATCGTTATAAAGCGTTTGATACCATGCTGCATCACAAAACCGAGTTGCGTGACACCGTCGAATTGACATCCGGTGTGCGGCTGGCTGCATGGTTTAACCGCCACGACCGCGTCACGATGGAAAATACCGAACACCATACGCTCAGCCTTTATATTGCCGGTGGCTATGAGAGCTACCATCAAACGGCGGACGGCTGGCATAACGGCGGGGGGCCGGATCGTTTCTGCCTGATGCCGAAACAGAGTGCATCGACCTGGGATATCCGTGGCGATCTTGATTTCGTGCATCTGTATTTTGACGATGCTCATCTGCGACAGTTGGCTGAGCAAACCTGGGATCGCAGCCCGGCATCGTTCTGCACAGAAGAGCGTATATTTGGTAACGATCCGCTGATTACGTCGCTGTATCGACAGTTTCTGCTTAGCAACCGCTGGGACGATCCAGCAAATCAGCTTGTTTTGGGCAGCGCAGCAACGCTGTTGATGATTCAGGTGTTGCGCAGTTACACCCAATTGCAATGGGAACTGCCGACGGTGCGCGGCGGGTTGGCACCCGCGGTGCTGCGGCGCAGCAAGATGCAAATTGACGCGAATCTCGATCAACCGCTAACGCTACAGGCGCTGGCGGTAGAAGCAGGACTTAGCGAGTTTCACTTTGCGCGCATGTTCCGTCAGAGTGTGGGGATGGCACCGCATCAGTATGTTCTCAAGCAGCGGTTGATCCGGGCTGAGTGGCTGGTACGGCAAGGGGCGTTGCCGATCACGGACATCGCGCTGGCCTGTGGATTTA
- a CDS encoding ABC transporter ATP-binding protein — protein MFSDNVSSKSTLPANSRSRDAIASHSLTLRYDKQIVIDALDIALPAQKISVLVGSNGCGKSTLLKSFARLLKPTSGTIIVNGADIHRQSTVEVAKSLAILPQTPTAPEGLTVYQLVKMGRYPHQSWLKQWSETDEEKVLQALRSTGVLALKDRAVDSLSGGQRQRVWIAMTLAQDTDIVLLDEPTTYLDLAHQMEVLDLLRELNAQQQKTIVMVLHDLNLACRYAHHMVAVHNRTVFAQGNPRDILTEATVKTVFNLNCRIIDDPFFGTPLCIPFGREAVEAATDVG, from the coding sequence ATGTTTTCAGATAATGTGTCTTCAAAGAGTACGCTTCCCGCGAACAGTCGTTCCCGCGACGCAATTGCCAGCCACTCGCTGACGCTACGTTACGATAAGCAGATCGTGATTGACGCACTGGATATTGCGCTGCCAGCCCAGAAAATTTCAGTGCTGGTGGGGAGTAACGGCTGCGGCAAGAGTACATTATTGAAGTCATTCGCCCGCCTGCTGAAACCGACCAGCGGGACGATTATTGTCAACGGGGCGGATATCCATCGGCAATCTACCGTTGAAGTGGCGAAATCGCTGGCGATTTTGCCGCAAACGCCAACAGCACCGGAAGGCTTGACGGTCTATCAACTGGTGAAAATGGGGCGCTATCCGCACCAATCGTGGCTGAAACAGTGGTCGGAAACCGACGAGGAAAAAGTGCTTCAAGCGCTGCGCAGCACGGGCGTGTTGGCATTAAAGGATCGCGCGGTGGATTCTCTGTCCGGCGGGCAGCGCCAGCGCGTCTGGATCGCCATGACGCTGGCGCAGGATACCGATATCGTGTTGCTGGATGAGCCGACGACCTATCTCGATCTTGCGCATCAGATGGAGGTGCTGGATTTGCTACGGGAACTGAACGCTCAGCAGCAGAAAACCATCGTCATGGTGCTGCACGATCTGAATTTGGCGTGCCGCTACGCGCATCACATGGTGGCCGTGCATAACCGGACGGTGTTTGCGCAGGGCAATCCACGCGACATTCTCACCGAAGCTACGGTAAAAACGGTGTTTAACCTGAACTGTCGCATCATCGACGATCCATTTTTCGGTACACCGTTGTGCATTCCATTTGGGCGCGAGGCGGTGGAGGCTGCGACTGATGTCGGCTAA
- a CDS encoding FecCD family ABC transporter permease, whose amino-acid sequence MDKVYTVRVGMVSRQIDRRTSAVALSLLLVLLAVVFLSLSLGQVVLSPTQVMSALLGKADSGVRFIVNDLRLPRALLALLVGGALAISGLILQSIVRNPLASPDILGITSGASAAAVFFLSFLATAISQRWLPLAAMGGAWVTAIAIYLLAWKQGASPLRLVLVGVGLSAIMGAAVTMMLVFSPIGTTLTAYVWLTGSIYGAQWQHVSALAGWLLLGAPFLAGLARHVNVHELDDALACGVGQSVGRIRLALLTLSVALAGAAIAYAGAMAFVGLLAPHIAKKLASRSFPGLALVSALTGGLLVMVADLLGRTAFLPLDLPAGIFISVLGTPFFIYLLLRQRY is encoded by the coding sequence ATGGATAAGGTGTATACCGTGCGCGTGGGAATGGTCTCGCGTCAGATTGATCGCCGCACGTCTGCGGTGGCGCTGTCGCTCCTGCTGGTGTTGCTAGCCGTCGTGTTCCTGTCGCTGTCATTAGGGCAGGTGGTGCTGTCTCCCACGCAGGTGATGTCAGCGCTGCTGGGAAAAGCAGACAGCGGCGTGCGTTTTATCGTCAACGATCTGCGTTTGCCGCGTGCGCTGCTGGCACTGCTGGTCGGCGGCGCGCTAGCGATATCCGGCTTGATTCTGCAAAGCATCGTGCGCAATCCGCTGGCCTCGCCGGATATTCTCGGGATTACCAGCGGCGCATCGGCGGCAGCGGTATTCTTCCTCTCGTTTCTGGCGACGGCGATAAGCCAGCGTTGGCTTCCACTGGCGGCAATGGGTGGGGCGTGGGTTACCGCGATTGCCATTTACCTACTGGCCTGGAAGCAGGGCGCATCGCCGCTGCGCTTGGTGTTGGTTGGGGTTGGGCTGTCCGCCATCATGGGCGCGGCGGTCACGATGATGCTGGTGTTTAGCCCGATCGGAACGACATTGACGGCCTATGTGTGGCTGACGGGCAGTATTTACGGCGCACAGTGGCAGCATGTGTCGGCGCTGGCGGGTTGGTTGCTGCTTGGCGCACCGTTTTTGGCGGGGCTGGCGCGGCATGTCAACGTGCATGAGTTGGATGATGCGCTGGCCTGCGGCGTCGGTCAGTCTGTCGGGCGTATCCGGCTTGCGTTGTTAACACTAAGCGTCGCGCTGGCAGGGGCAGCGATTGCTTATGCCGGTGCGATGGCATTTGTCGGCCTGTTGGCACCGCATATTGCGAAAAAGCTGGCAAGCCGTTCATTCCCCGGCTTGGCGCTGGTGTCAGCGCTGACGGGCGGTTTATTGGTGATGGTGGCCGATTTACTTGGCCGCACCGCGTTCCTGCCGCTGGATCTACCTGCTGGCATCTTTATCTCCGTCCTAGGAACGCCTTTCTTTATCTATCTATTGCTTCGGCAACGCTATTGA
- a CDS encoding FecCD family ABC transporter permease, translating to MRQSIVTAAGIALLLLSIVASLMLGQTTISFGAVFNALFHYDPQQIDQILVLTTRLSRTVIAVVVGASLAVAGALMQALTRNPLASPGIFGINAGAMFSVVLLSSLLTFSSQVALAWTAYLGAAVAGVMVYALGTLGNARSSHLRIVLAGAAISALFISFTQALLVINQDGLDSMLFWLAGSVSGRNLSMLLPLLPYFVIALFLALLLARHLNILVAGDEIAKGLGQRTALVRALSGLCVIGLAGGAVAIAGNIGFVGLIVPHIVRRVLSADHRWLLPGCAIFGATLLLLADVASRLLIVPQEVPVGAMTALLGAPFFIYLARRGMRYG from the coding sequence ATGAGACAGAGCATCGTGACGGCAGCGGGTATCGCATTATTGCTGCTGAGTATCGTCGCCAGCCTGATGCTGGGACAGACCACGATTTCATTTGGTGCGGTGTTCAACGCGCTATTCCATTACGATCCGCAGCAGATCGATCAGATACTGGTGTTGACGACTCGCCTGTCACGGACGGTGATTGCCGTCGTTGTTGGTGCCAGTCTTGCTGTTGCCGGTGCTTTAATGCAGGCGTTGACGCGTAATCCGCTGGCATCGCCGGGGATATTCGGCATTAATGCTGGAGCCATGTTTTCTGTCGTGCTGCTGTCCTCGCTGTTGACCTTTTCCTCGCAGGTAGCGCTGGCCTGGACGGCCTATCTGGGCGCGGCTGTGGCTGGCGTCATGGTGTATGCGCTGGGAACGCTCGGCAATGCGCGTTCCAGTCACTTACGCATCGTGCTGGCTGGTGCCGCGATTAGCGCACTGTTTATCTCGTTTACGCAGGCGCTGCTGGTGATCAATCAGGACGGGTTGGACAGCATGCTGTTCTGGCTGGCCGGTTCGGTGTCTGGGCGCAATCTGTCGATGTTGTTGCCGCTGCTGCCATACTTTGTTATCGCACTCTTCCTCGCGCTGCTGCTGGCACGTCACTTGAATATTCTGGTGGCGGGCGACGAGATCGCCAAAGGGCTGGGACAGCGTACCGCGCTGGTGCGTGCGTTGTCCGGGCTGTGCGTGATCGGGCTGGCGGGCGGCGCGGTGGCGATAGCCGGAAATATCGGTTTTGTCGGGCTGATCGTGCCGCATATTGTGCGTCGCGTGCTGTCTGCCGATCACCGCTGGCTGTTGCCCGGCTGCGCGATTTTCGGTGCCACGCTGTTGCTGCTGGCGGATGTCGCTTCGCGTCTGCTGATCGTGCCGCAGGAAGTGCCGGTTGGCGCAATGACTGCGCTGCTGGGCGCGCCTTTCTTCATTTATCTGGCGAGAAGGGGGATGCGGTATGGATAA
- the rhlE gene encoding ATP-dependent RNA helicase RhlE: MSFDSLGLSADILRAIEEQGYRDPTPVQRQAIPVVLEGRDLMASAQTGTGKTAGFTLPLLQLLTSREAQHKGKGRRPVRALILTPTRELAAQIDENVKAYSKYLPLRSLVVFGGVSINPQMMKLRGGVDILVATPGRLLDLEHQRAVDLSQIEILVLDEADRMLDMGFIHDIRRVLAKLPAKRQNLLFSATFSDEIKALANKLLTNPASVEVVRRNTPSELVTQHVHFVDKRRKRELLSQLIGENNWQQVLVFTRTKHGANHLAELLEKDGITAAAIHGNKSQGARTRALANFKDGSIRVLVATDIAARGLDIDQLPHVVNYELPNVPEDYVHRIGRTGRAEATGEALSLVCVDEHKLLRDIERLLKREIPRIAVEGYEPDPSIKAEPIVNGRQGNRGGGGARNAAPRAQSGAPRGQSERGERSQGQGERRSAEGNRQPRKAGGNSDSPWGTGGKGNSEGQRRAPRPQNRSKPVNK, encoded by the coding sequence ATGTCATTTGATTCTCTCGGCCTGAGTGCCGATATTCTGCGTGCGATTGAAGAGCAGGGTTATCGCGATCCTACACCTGTTCAGCGTCAGGCGATCCCTGTCGTGCTGGAAGGGCGCGATTTAATGGCCAGCGCCCAAACGGGAACGGGCAAAACGGCAGGTTTTACGCTGCCACTATTGCAACTGTTGACCAGTCGTGAAGCGCAGCATAAAGGGAAAGGTCGTCGTCCAGTACGCGCGCTGATCCTGACGCCAACCCGCGAATTGGCAGCGCAGATTGATGAGAACGTGAAGGCGTATAGTAAATATTTACCCCTGCGTTCACTGGTCGTATTCGGCGGCGTGAGTATTAACCCGCAGATGATGAAGCTGCGCGGCGGTGTGGATATTCTGGTGGCGACGCCTGGGCGTCTGCTCGATCTGGAACATCAGCGCGCCGTTGACCTGTCACAGATCGAAATTCTGGTGCTGGATGAAGCGGACCGTATGCTGGATATGGGCTTCATTCACGATATTCGTCGTGTACTGGCGAAGCTGCCAGCTAAACGCCAAAACCTGCTGTTCTCCGCGACCTTCTCGGATGAGATCAAAGCGCTGGCGAACAAATTGCTGACTAATCCAGCCTCGGTTGAAGTCGTGCGTCGTAATACACCGTCTGAACTGGTTACGCAGCACGTACATTTTGTCGATAAGCGCCGCAAGCGTGAACTGCTATCTCAGTTGATTGGTGAAAATAACTGGCAGCAGGTGCTGGTCTTTACCCGTACCAAGCACGGGGCTAACCACCTGGCTGAACTGCTGGAAAAAGACGGTATCACCGCTGCGGCTATCCACGGCAATAAAAGCCAGGGCGCGCGTACTCGTGCGTTGGCAAACTTCAAAGACGGCAGCATTCGGGTGCTGGTCGCGACGGATATTGCTGCGCGTGGTCTGGATATCGACCAACTGCCGCACGTGGTGAACTATGAACTGCCAAACGTGCCGGAAGATTACGTTCACCGTATTGGTCGTACCGGTCGTGCGGAAGCAACGGGCGAAGCGCTGTCTTTGGTGTGTGTCGATGAACACAAACTGCTGCGTGACATCGAACGTCTGCTGAAACGTGAGATTCCGCGTATTGCTGTCGAAGGCTACGAGCCGGATCCGTCCATCAAGGCAGAACCGATTGTGAATGGCCGTCAAGGTAACCGTGGCGGTGGCGGTGCGCGTAACGCGGCACCTCGTGCGCAGTCTGGCGCGCCGCGCGGTCAGTCCGAGCGTGGCGAACGTAGCCAAGGTCAGGGCGAACGCCGTTCAGCCGAGGGTAATCGCCAGCCGCGTAAAGCGGGCGGTAATAGCGATAGCCCGTGGGGTACTGGCGGAAAAGGCAATAGCGAAGGCCAGCGCCGCGCGCCGCGTCCGCAAAACCGCAGCAAGCCAGTGAACAAATAA
- a CDS encoding IucA/IucC family C-terminal-domain containing protein, whose product MSANRLTAPQWAMLSGTLQLTDASLRAGYDSCPSRRVLEPDYCRWLLETLTPPLLSPSIKITASLLAKRIGFLTTAASLYTMSVYNKGLNMTLDNSVLEFGHQRLWTSTMPLYDLTVSQPEIGRREAWRDSLFDTLFAQHLSPILHSLSAVSGAPLRILWENVAVRVFSLYEQRIEWDDPAAVCSPGMTLAQQVQQDFDALLAAPGECFGCDDNPLKPFFRAKTRVPVAGRSVSFREVRFRRTCCFYYKASQPQEYCNNCPLLRPTRKTG is encoded by the coding sequence ATGTCGGCTAACCGCCTGACGGCACCGCAGTGGGCGATGCTCTCCGGCACGCTGCAATTAACGGATGCTTCGCTGCGGGCAGGCTATGACAGTTGCCCGAGCCGTAGGGTGTTGGAACCTGATTATTGCCGCTGGCTGCTGGAAACGTTGACGCCGCCGTTGTTGTCACCGTCGATCAAGATTACCGCGTCACTACTGGCGAAGCGGATAGGGTTCTTAACCACAGCCGCCAGCCTGTACACGATGTCGGTGTATAACAAAGGGCTGAACATGACGCTGGATAACAGCGTGTTGGAATTCGGACACCAGCGTCTATGGACATCGACCATGCCACTTTACGATCTTACGGTGTCTCAACCAGAAATAGGGCGGCGGGAGGCGTGGCGCGATAGTCTGTTCGACACGCTATTTGCTCAACACCTGTCGCCGATCTTGCATTCGCTATCTGCGGTGTCGGGCGCGCCACTGCGCATTCTGTGGGAAAACGTCGCGGTACGGGTATTTTCATTATACGAACAGCGCATTGAGTGGGACGATCCGGCGGCGGTGTGCTCACCGGGAATGACGCTGGCACAACAGGTGCAACAGGACTTTGACGCCTTGCTGGCTGCGCCCGGCGAATGTTTTGGCTGTGATGATAATCCGCTGAAACCGTTCTTTCGTGCGAAAACACGGGTTCCTGTCGCGGGGCGTTCGGTGAGCTTTCGTGAAGTGCGCTTTCGCCGCACCTGCTGTTTTTATTACAAGGCATCGCAGCCGCAGGAATATTGCAATAACTGCCCCTTATTGCGCCCTACCAGAAAAACGGGCTGA
- a CDS encoding ABC transporter substrate-binding protein, with translation MISKLNRFNSVLNSATRQRFTLAVLLPFLLVTLVQAAEPSRQIQHALGVTTVTGTPLRIVTLFQGATDSAVALGIKPIGVVESWTEKPIYRYLRPALQDVALVGLETQPSLETIALLKPDLIVASTFRHEKIYGLLSQIAPTIALDRVSEFKDTVRMMGVALNREDKANEILSHWDRRVNALRDRLKTRFGARWPLSVSILEFREDHMRSYLPASFAGSVLAEIGFVWSRPESYTSGVMQKLTSKESIPVVDADLFFVLLRSDKPAVAQNYRDWQAHPLWQRLRASRQQQVYPVDNVAWSLSGGILGANHMLDDIERQFAAPAGKKSNIARESTTR, from the coding sequence TTGATTTCTAAGCTTAACCGATTTAATTCCGTTCTCAATTCAGCAACACGGCAGCGTTTTACGCTGGCCGTGTTGTTGCCTTTTCTGCTGGTGACGTTAGTGCAGGCGGCAGAACCATCGCGTCAGATTCAGCATGCGCTGGGCGTGACCACTGTGACAGGGACACCGCTGCGCATCGTGACGCTGTTTCAGGGTGCGACCGACTCCGCTGTCGCATTGGGTATCAAGCCGATTGGCGTGGTGGAATCGTGGACGGAGAAGCCGATTTACCGCTATTTGCGTCCGGCTTTGCAGGACGTGGCGCTGGTTGGGCTGGAAACGCAGCCTAGTCTGGAAACTATCGCGTTACTCAAGCCCGATCTCATCGTGGCGTCTACCTTTCGGCATGAGAAAATTTACGGTCTGCTGTCGCAGATCGCGCCGACGATTGCGCTGGATAGGGTGTCGGAATTTAAGGATACGGTCCGGATGATGGGCGTCGCGCTGAACAGAGAAGATAAGGCGAACGAGATTTTATCCCACTGGGATCGGCGTGTGAATGCGCTGCGTGATCGGTTGAAAACCCGGTTCGGCGCGCGCTGGCCGCTCAGCGTGTCCATTCTCGAATTTCGTGAAGATCATATGCGCAGCTATTTGCCCGCCAGCTTTGCCGGATCGGTACTGGCGGAAATCGGTTTTGTCTGGTCGCGGCCCGAAAGCTATACGTCGGGCGTGATGCAAAAACTCACCAGCAAGGAGAGCATTCCGGTGGTGGACGCCGATCTGTTCTTTGTTTTACTACGCTCAGACAAGCCGGCGGTGGCACAGAACTACCGGGATTGGCAGGCTCACCCGCTCTGGCAGCGGCTGCGGGCGTCTCGGCAGCAACAGGTGTATCCGGTGGATAACGTGGCCTGGAGCCTGTCTGGCGGTATTTTGGGGGCGAATCATATGCTGGATGATATCGAACGACAGTTTGCCGCTCCTGCGGGTAAAAAAAGCAATATTGCAAGGGAGAGCACGACACGATGA
- a CDS encoding DMT family transporter, whose protein sequence is MNTLLYFSIVLIWGTTWIAISLQQGDVAAEVSVFWRFALASAVLLAFLTLTRRLRPLSPRAHLLCMVQGLCVFGVNFLCFYHAIAWISSGLESIIFSMAVLFNAFNSRLFFGQPLTRNVAIATPLGLIGIIALFWHDLTLIDAQPYLLWGVGLSILGTYCFSLGNMISAQHQRQGRDVLTTNGWGMGYGALWMGLFSLIQGYHFAPEYSTSYLGSLFYLAIFGSVIGFGAYFTLIGRIGASQAAYTTLLFPLVALSISTLFEDYHWRPNALIGLLLILAGNAVMFYRPRHPTTQPATVK, encoded by the coding sequence ATGAATACCCTACTCTACTTTTCTATCGTCCTGATTTGGGGGACGACCTGGATCGCGATTAGCCTGCAACAAGGCGACGTCGCGGCAGAAGTCTCCGTTTTCTGGCGCTTTGCGCTAGCATCGGCTGTTCTATTGGCGTTCCTGACCCTGACGCGCCGCCTGCGCCCGCTTTCTCCACGCGCCCACCTGCTGTGTATGGTACAAGGACTATGCGTATTCGGCGTCAACTTTCTCTGTTTTTACCACGCCATCGCCTGGATTTCGAGCGGGTTGGAATCCATCATTTTCTCGATGGCTGTGCTGTTTAATGCCTTTAACAGCCGTCTTTTCTTCGGACAGCCGCTAACACGCAACGTGGCGATCGCCACACCGCTAGGGCTTATCGGCATCATCGCGCTGTTCTGGCATGACCTGACGCTAATCGACGCACAGCCCTATCTGCTGTGGGGGGTGGGATTGAGCATTCTGGGCACATACTGCTTCTCGCTCGGCAATATGATCAGCGCTCAGCATCAGCGACAAGGGCGAGATGTATTGACAACCAACGGTTGGGGCATGGGATATGGGGCGCTCTGGATGGGGCTGTTTAGCCTGATTCAGGGGTATCACTTCGCCCCGGAGTACAGTACCAGCTATCTGGGATCACTGTTCTATCTGGCTATCTTTGGTTCAGTCATCGGCTTCGGCGCTTATTTCACCCTGATCGGCCGCATCGGTGCCAGTCAGGCAGCTTACACCACGCTGCTCTTTCCGCTGGTGGCACTGTCGATTTCGACGCTATTTGAAGACTACCACTGGCGACCCAACGCGCTTATCGGCCTGCTGCTGATTCTGGCGGGCAACGCGGTGATGTTCTATCGCCCACGCCATCCAACTACGCAACCTGCCACGGTAAAATAA
- a CDS encoding TonB-dependent receptor: MRTLLALMPCVLIAPAYAQDDTTKKGDSSGDEMVITASRSNIQQQKAPQVVTVITKEQIEQQMQVTSDSSQILSNLLPSFSPSRQKMSGGGETFRGRAALVMIDGIPQSNPLRPTGREMHTIDYSMVERIEVIHGANATNGMGATGGVINIITRRPENGSFNQHVNVQTTIPTEKIRGETASYKTTYRVDGREDYLDYLFAIGYENQGLYLDGNNRPVGVDNTQGDTMDSRAYDLLAKVGYWLDDYQRIQLSVNRYNIKNENNYLSVDGIRSQGIPTTSVRGTPRGEAPHNSIWTTGFTYENHDLAGMKLSALLFNQRYEALFGATNSSSFQDTSIAPDKTLYDQSRSVANKYGTKLALTKDDLLDDTLKVTVGFDTLYDKGKQDLYLTKRTYVPETEYTNYSPFIQGEYQLLDNVTLHAGIRHEIAKLKVGDYQTLASNNGVTVQGGSPKFNETLYNAGIVYAATDSLSLFANYSEGFGMPDVGRALRTIKRSGVSLKNFDGFKPVVTDNVETGFRFKRDKFDFEASYYESKSKLGENVTESGGVFLSERRRTQIRGVEVTAGYQINEQHKVNASYAHSEGKYDDNKDGKVDKKFNGLNIAPDRLITSWSANWNDKWSSFVQANYAFGRSFDDAGMAFDGYLLMDAAVGYKLPYGRLNVAVANLLDKQYITYYSQAGLVNDTRYFSGRGRAVTLGYSIDF, encoded by the coding sequence CTCGTCGCAAATTCTAAGCAATCTGCTGCCTTCGTTCTCCCCTAGCCGTCAGAAAATGAGCGGCGGCGGTGAAACCTTCCGCGGTCGTGCTGCTCTGGTGATGATCGACGGCATTCCTCAGTCCAACCCGTTACGTCCGACCGGGCGTGAGATGCACACGATAGACTACTCGATGGTCGAGCGCATCGAAGTCATCCACGGCGCGAATGCCACCAACGGCATGGGTGCGACGGGGGGCGTGATTAATATCATTACTCGTCGACCGGAAAATGGCTCATTTAATCAGCACGTCAACGTGCAAACCACGATCCCGACGGAAAAGATTCGCGGCGAAACCGCCAGCTATAAAACCACCTATCGGGTGGATGGACGCGAGGATTATCTCGATTATCTGTTCGCGATTGGCTATGAGAATCAGGGGCTGTATCTGGACGGCAACAATCGGCCTGTCGGTGTGGATAATACCCAGGGCGATACCATGGATTCCCGCGCTTACGACTTATTAGCAAAAGTCGGGTATTGGCTGGATGACTATCAGCGCATTCAACTGAGCGTGAACCGCTATAACATTAAAAATGAGAATAACTATCTGAGCGTGGATGGTATCCGTAGCCAGGGGATCCCGACGACGTCAGTACGGGGTACACCACGGGGTGAAGCACCCCATAACAGCATATGGACGACCGGCTTTACTTACGAAAACCATGATCTTGCAGGAATGAAACTGTCGGCTCTGCTTTTTAACCAGCGCTATGAAGCATTATTTGGCGCGACGAATTCATCTTCTTTTCAGGATACGTCGATTGCTCCAGACAAAACGCTTTACGATCAATCTCGCTCAGTAGCCAATAAATACGGCACCAAGCTGGCGCTGACCAAGGACGATTTACTGGACGACACCCTGAAAGTCACGGTCGGTTTCGATACCCTGTACGATAAGGGTAAACAAGACCTCTACCTGACCAAGCGTACCTATGTGCCGGAAACGGAATACACCAACTATTCCCCGTTTATTCAGGGTGAATATCAACTGCTGGATAACGTCACGTTGCACGCGGGAATTCGTCATGAAATCGCCAAGCTGAAGGTCGGCGACTATCAAACGCTGGCGTCTAACAATGGCGTGACAGTACAAGGCGGTAGTCCGAAATTTAATGAAACGCTGTATAACGCGGGTATCGTCTATGCGGCGACGGATTCGCTGAGTCTGTTTGCCAACTACTCGGAAGGGTTCGGTATGCCGGATGTGGGGCGTGCGTTGCGGACCATCAAACGTTCAGGCGTTAGTCTGAAAAACTTTGACGGTTTTAAGCCTGTTGTGACGGATAACGTAGAGACAGGGTTCCGTTTTAAGCGGGATAAGTTTGATTTTGAAGCCAGCTATTATGAGTCCAAATCGAAACTGGGCGAAAACGTGACGGAGAGTGGTGGCGTATTTTTGTCCGAACGCCGGCGCACACAGATTCGCGGTGTTGAAGTGACCGCGGGCTATCAGATCAACGAGCAGCACAAAGTTAATGCTTCCTATGCGCACAGCGAAGGAAAGTATGACGACAATAAAGATGGCAAAGTGGATAAAAAATTCAACGGCCTGAATATTGCACCGGATCGCTTGATTACCAGTTGGTCGGCGAACTGGAATGATAAGTGGAGTTCGTTCGTGCAGGCGAATTATGCCTTTGGCCGCAGTTTTGACGATGCGGGTATGGCGTTTGATGGTTACCTATTGATGGATGCTGCCGTGGGTTACAAGCTGCCGTATGGTCGCCTCAACGTGGCGGTGGCGAACCTGCTGGATAAACAGTACATCACCTACTATTCGCAGGCGGGGCTTGTTAACGATACGCGCTATTTCTCCGGGCGCGGCCGCGCGGTAACGCTGGGTTATTCGATTGATTTCTAA